The genomic window GTTTCTACAAATTTAAAAGACACTGAGGGTTTGTTACACCTCAATGTGTTTTGCATATACTCTGAAATGCATTGTTTCTCAAAGGATGGGCGGGGTTACATGCCAGCAACACTGTATTCATCAGTCCCCCTTCAAAAACACACTAAAGATGTTTCATACATACCCCATTTTTTCCCGAGTTTATACCTCCAGCACAGGGTCAACTCTTTCTGTGACCACTGACTGCTGCACTCGTGCAGTTCCACAAATAATACACCAGATGGCACTACAGTTACATTTACTGTTTGTTGTATACGAAAtcgagggacacagaaagacgtacACTATGTTACGAATAGATTGTGAGGTCAGGTTGTTTATTCACAAAGTACACTTCCAGAGGAAACTCAAATgaaattaaatatacaaaaaaATCAGTTAAACACAAAGTGATAAAAAGGTAGCCATTGTTCATTGCACTCAATACCATACATTTGTTTTATATTATTACAGTATATCGTCGTTTTGATCACGTTGACTGCAAATCTGTTGTTTTTTATTACTGTCGGACCAGACCAGAGTATCAAACGGCAGATGATCAGAGTTGATATGACTCACTGTTGACTTCTGAATCTAAGGACATTTGTATTGCATGCTCAGAGatactgtgtatatgtgtgtttgtgccgttTCTAAGAAACAGAGATACGAGATCCCTCTATCTTCCCTCCTTCTGCAGCATGCAGTCCTTTTTAAGAAACACTTTATGAACCAGACAAATTGGAACCAAAAGGGAAAATATTATCACAGCTTCCAGTTCCATCTATGCATCTGGCTCTTTCGCTGTATCCCCCAATAATTTATCACATTACTCAAACTATGAGAGTATGTCTCCTTATGAGCcccctttctacctctctccccacccccactctgCTCTCTGCACTGTACATGCCTCAacccacctcaccctccctttcattctttctttctcaatctctcttttttccatGTCCCTCGCCTCTTGCTCTGTAACTTCATGTTGAACAGCTTAGCCTACACTCAATTTGAATAATGTACGAGCCAAATCTTGGCAGGAGACCACTGacactcctcctctttcctcctctctctcccccttctcccccttaaGTCAGAGTTGAGCTGTGAGTTCAGAATCAGTGAGAATTTCCTGTCAGAGAGACTTGTTAACAACACTCCAGCAAAGTAAGaactccctccctctgcacGACCACTTTCATTCCTCAACTGTTTTATTTTTGAAATGTTTCAAATGTTAATTTGTCTtctttttatctttttttatGTGACAATATCTCATGCAAGCATAGAGAGAGATTCCTCCAAATGACCCCTCAGTGACCACCAGCAGACTGCAGCATGGTATGAGGACGGAGAATTGTATTTCCTTAAACCTTATGATGTAAAGATAGCAGGTACAGGAGCTCTATACAGCTCTAACCAGAACAAATCTGGGtttagtacacacacagtcctctggTGAATAAATCTGTCTTTAGGGCAAATTAGGATTTTCAAATTAAACTGTGCTTTATTCAAAATCAGTCCATAAtcaaaaatataaaatacaaaaatactgaACTCTAAAAACATGGCCAAAAATGAGATCATCTGCATCTTAACGCATTACACTTATCCATCAAATATTGACAAGTATTATGCAGTATTCTGAGCCCTATCTCAATGGAATGTACGATTTGCTGTGTACTCTATGTGTCTTTGTTCAACTTGTCTTGTCacatccaaaataaaacaattctACAATGTTTTACAGACTTGGGTCATTATGTTTATCTGTGTTTGTACGTGCAAGTTTGTATGCATAGAGATCTGTGCAGTGTCtcagttttgtttttctttctggtCTATGTATTGGTCCAGTTTGGTTCCGATAATGTTCTGGTAGCATCTCTCCCGATTGTTCAGGTTAGCAGACGAAACTTCTCCCCTATCGGCCGTGAGAATCCTCAGGATGAAACTGAGCTTGGCCGTGTTCACTTCAGGATCTGACGTTGTTGACCGTAGCCTGTCATGCCAGCCTGAGAGGCTCCCTTGTTTGTTCCCATCTGCAGGCCGATGACGTTCTTGCCCCCGCTTAGCTGTTCCTCAGAGAAATCCCGCCTGTTCTCCTGGGACTtcctgcacacaagcacacacacaaatacatgaatCCTAAGCTCAGTTTTGTGGCAGGACATATCTCAGTATTAGGACAATGGAGGGAGCATTCCAGTCAAGACAAGGGCCGGGACTCACTTGTGGAACCAGCTGGGGTCACCGCGGTAATGGCCGTCGTCCCTGGTGACAGCCAGACTGCCCAGAGCCATCAGGGTcctctggactgcagccaggtccttccctgcagacacacagagacggaCAAGCAGACAAGATCAGCGTCACATTAGCACAATGCACACCCAGACACAGTCCCAGGGccgagggagggggataggaaCCGAGAATGACTCACCCTCCCAGAGGTCAACGGTTTGAAACATGTCAGTCTTGGTGACCCCATACTTCTCAGCGGCATGGAGGAACTGAGAGATCTGCTCCATCTGCTTGAAGGCCATGCCTGAGGGCTGCAACTTCTTGATGGGCTTATTGTCCTCGTACAGACTGTTGATGAGTGCACTCAGGatctggaagagagggagacaatcaGTATTTTATttgctttgacacacacacacacacaaactcacacccaAGTCACCATCAGAtggacagacactcacacatccaTCCTTGAGCCAGTTCTGGAAGCCGGTTTTGCCCTCCTCTGGCCGGCCCACTCCAGAACCACACTGGGCTATGATCCACTCgttcagcctctcctccagctccgggTCGTACTTCTTGTCTATCTTGCTTTGTACCTCGCGGCTCAATCCATAGGAGGGACCTTTGTTTGCCATGGCTGGTCCTGAAGAGAAAGAGGTCATGGGTCACATAGGCAGCATGTATCACAGTGAACTTACACAACGTATGTGACTCAGTAGGTTGAGGCATCCATGAACATTGAGGCTGTTCGTATGTCTCATTGGCAATGTGACTCTTACTGCTCTCTCAGTATTGTTGAGAGAGGGACATGCACCCAACAGATGGAACAGAACTCCCGTTCAGGTCCATATTTTATATCCACACCCAGACAACTGGCCCACAGTCAACACAAATAGGCCTGTAATCAGAGTCTCCTGatccatgtgcatgtgtgtgtcagcataaACAGAAGAAAATCTATGCACAATTAAGTGTATCAGGCCCACGTGACTGCTGTTCCATAAAGTGGACGGACATGTCATTGagtttgttctttttttatagAAGTTCATAAGTTCAATCCTTCAAGCTTCCCATAGCTTAATGCGGAAATTGGGGGTTATGCATTCTACAGAGAACAATGGCACAGACTCTGATTTCCTGCTGTTATTTCACTTGTCCAGTACACTGGACAAGTGCATGCATACAGACCACTACCTAGTAGAATGAGTCCCTCAGGGAAAACCAGTCAGATGAAGAATCAGAAGGATAACGAGTCAGAACTTCACCAAGGTTAGTGAACCTGACCCTGAGGTACCCAGAGTTAGCTATGCAACATCCTGTTTGTTCTTTCATTttgtcccttccttccttcctcttgtTGATGTATGAAGCCACTGCAACACAGATGACCCAAGAAGACGACTCTGTTTGGAGACTGTACTGTTGGTAGCAAACCCATGGACACCGTTAAATAAATGTCCAGATACAAGTCATCAAATCATTTGGAAAATAACCACAACAACAGCCAGTAGGCATCGTTTTAAAAGGGGcattgtctgtgtttgtatccTGTACAGTTGACTGTGACACTGTACAGGAAGGCATGTTTTTACAAATTGAGAACATGCAGGTACATGTTTCTTAATACCTGGTCTGGAAAGTAAAGTTAGGAGAGCGCTCTGACAGACCATACTATCTAGTTGGTAGAGAGGGTATTCTATTCTTAAGCATCTCAATACCTTGCTTCCTGTATTTGTGCAGAGtaagaaaaaaacattctttCTGAGAAAACGGTAAGTCCCTGGCCTtagcaacaacacacacatacacacacacacacacacacgcacacacacacacacacacacacacactaaaactccATGTGGTAGTGTCGAGTGCACCTCTTCTATTTCTCTCCCAACAAAGGGGATGTTGCAACGTGTTTTTGTGACCAGGTCACATGCTTCAATCTTGATTCTGTGTTttgattgattgtgtgttagTTTAAGTGTCAGTTGTTACTATGAAAACATAGTGCTTCCTCATTCTTTATATTGCCTTGTTTAGTAACTGGCTCTTAACACTGGCGCCAACTTCATGTCCCAGAGTTCCCTCTCTGTGGCAGTAGGACAGCAGTTCTGTGGGGCTGCAGAAGAGGGCTGCATTGTTCTGTCTACCAGCCAAATTGTGTCACAACTGGAGACAGTTTGTAACAACAGACAGATTAGAACAACAATCATCATAATTAACGTCATAAATTCCCAAACCAGCTCTGACCAATCTGAATGTCTGTTTCTCAAACTGAGCATCTGTCTTGGAGGAGTCCTGCCATGCCCACAGAACCTCTGCATACAGACGCACATCCCTGACTGGATCAGGCCTTATCTTACTGGGAACAGCAATGAGGGGTCAGGGGGCTTGACCTTTGCCCCTACCTTGAAGTTCCATAACAGTAGCTGCATGGAATACTCCGGATGAAAATCATTGGCTCTGTAGTCACTCTGACTTCAAACTATAGTTTGAATGTAAATAGCAGTATTAAGAACAAGTATTTCCCTATGCTACGTGCGGTTTTATAGATCTGTTTACAGCACTTCCTTgtaagggaggatgggagggggtgtggggagggggacaTAACCCGTGATCGTGTTAgcaggagggggacaggagggagtgGCTCGGACCTGTTGTATCCTGACTGCACTGAGCAGTTCAGACAGGAAGGCCTGCTGGGACAAGCCCTCAATTCTCTCTGACAGACTACTGAGACTCTTGTCAGCTGTTAGACTTTGTTTGGCCGGCTCTCACCACAGCCCATTCATTAATATAACGTGACACTATAACACAGGCAAAATGGCTGGACGTTTGAGCCTGTTATTGCAATTCCACCAACACATACGCAGTGTAAAAGGATGAAGCCACGGATGTGAAACAGCTGTTTCACAATCTCAGGGTTACGAAAAGCATTGAAAAAGATCAAACAGTATGTTCTTTAGAGATTTTTTGAAGCATATCCCAAAGTAATGTTTTTTCTGTTCTTTTTTCAACCCACTGAATGTACCCTTATCTTGCACTATAAACATGCCAAAAACGTTTTCCAAATCCCTAGAACATACACAGTTTCACTCCCCCAGATACATGGAGGATGTGTACCGGGGTACGTGTGTGTAGTAAATTAGGAGGGACCACATACAGTTTATTACACAACACTGACCACATGTTGACTTGCCTTGTCTCCATTTCAAATATATAACACATTTATCATGGGCAGCACCCTGTAACTTTCCATCAATCTGTCTCCCTGTTCGTGGGGCTGTCGGTCAGAAGGAGAGTATGAGAGGGTGTGCTGGGAGTAGAATGAGATAAGAAGCAGGATCTGATAAAGAGTAGGATCTGATAGTGACTCAGTGGTCACAGTGAGAGGGGAACAGAGCAGTCATTCAGACAGAAACCGAGAGAAGGGAAAAACCTGTGACAAATGTGACTTTATTAAATTTTCCTGGAATTAATGAATGATGTGCCTTCCATGTGCCATGCAGTGACAGATTaatgtgcacttgtgtgttAGGATAGAGAAAGTGGCCAAAAGCGGTCAAATGTGTTCAATAGGTTGTATCAGGTTCCCTCTCTCATTCAGTCTTACCACATACCTGGACTCTAAGCTACAGAGAAGCACTTAAAACAGATGCCAGACCAGAACTTAACGCGACACCATTTTGAGAATGTTTGATAAACCAGGAAATTGAAATTGTAAATGGTTACTCGAGATGGCTACCAGAGGACAACACTTCACGACAAGGTGCCCGCAGTACACGTCAAACAGATCAAAGACAAGTGGACAAGTACAGTGCATACTTACAGTGTTTGCTTGAGAGCTGTCGAAGGTGAGATGAGTGCAGGTGGCTGTTTCAGTCTGTTGCCCTCCAAATGCTCCCTTTCACAACAAAGTACAGTCTGCCTGCTCGTAGGGAGTGCCTGCTGgaaaagaacaaacacacagagagagagagagagagagagagagagagagagagagagagagaggaggaggagaggaaataaGGGGAGGAAACCACAGCCCTAAAAGGATGTgtccctttttttttctcttctttcttttttctataTCGATGGGCTGCTAGTCATCTTGTTTCATTCTATGACAcacccttttcctctctctcttttcccctgttTAAGTGTGGCTCCTTATTTGGGagcaggatagagagagggcatGTTTCCAAAAGGGCTTGGTTGGTCAGCTAAAGGAATTCTCCAAATATCTCCCTTTACCACTCAGTTtttgagggggaaggaggaggaaggggggggggagggggggggggggttgagggggtggtggCTTTTGGGGCGGGGGGTTTGAATGAGAGGGACATGCATAATTAGAGATGCCATGGAATCCCCAGTAGATGGCAGATTGCATAGTGCCTGTGTAGAAATGTTGTGGTATTTGTGGTCAGGAAAAAAGACCTTCATAGAGAGAAATGTGAAGCAGCCTTGGAATGCTGTGCTTCCCCACTCTGAAAGGTACTCTCAAAACAGAACTGAGGAAGAATGGGAGAGGGGCCAATGCGTGAGGGGAACACTTGTTTTCAGTTATTTCAGTGTAGATGCTAAAACTGTCCTGTGACATATAACTTAACTCCTTCCACTTTTAGTGAACTTGCAAACATGGACACCCCATGCCCCATCCCCATAGTCCTAGTATGACATCGCTGTACAGAACCCCCCACTCCCCAATCATGAAGGGAGTGTCATTTCCAGGGAGGTCACTGAGGTAGACCATTGACCTcagagatgacatcattctaagGTTCTGGCGATGTGTGAAGTAATAGTAGCTAAGCCATGTGGGTCATTCAAGTGTTGCGTCAAAGCGTTGCGCAATGTTCTCCCACTTGCCAGTCAGCTGGTCTGTGAAGGGAGGAACATTACTGGTTCTAATCACACAGATTTGCATCACAGAGCATGCACATCTTCCAAAGGAGTTTCGTCAGCAACCtggggggtgtggtgggtgtAGCTTTCATGTTCAGTCTGAAGGGGTGGAGACaggaaggggtgggggcaggaaggggtgggggaTAGGTATCAACTGTTCATCAGGCAAAATGATgggggagaaatggagagagagaaagagagtcggAGGAAAAGAGAGTGTGACAACAGCTCTGTTAGTTTGACATAAATCAGATACTCCCGATGTCAAATGTGTTTGATCACGTGTGCCTTATCTAGAGCTCTTTACTGTTAGGCCTCCTGGATTAACTTGTCACTCTCTGGGACATACCCCACCTGAGCGCTGTAGCTGAGAGAAGCACGTCTCATCTTAACTCATCATCACTTAGTCTAAATTAGTACCAAGCCCACAATAATCACATTTGATTACATTTTGCATACCTTTAAGAGTCCCATTGAGCTATCCCTTTAGTCAGGGATAGCAAGGTGATATGCTGACTGAGCAGTCTGATGCATCCAAGACTAATGGGCTGTTTAAGATTAAACAGGGGGATATAGTTGTAAAGATAGTGTAGTCAGGACATGGTGTAAATGAGATAATGTTAAGATATGCCCAAACGTTCATAACAAATCTTGATTTACTGAGGACATTGTGTCCTAAGTTTTAGCTGTAAAAGAATGCAAAGGggcttttcaaaatactttattCCCCTCCCCCACAAGAACTACAAAATGCATTTACTCAGATTATGACTGTCTAGGATCAGAGACCAAAtggatgtgtgtggtgatggctggcctgtgtgtctctgtggcttAGCCCTGGGCCTCACCAGGGTACAGCATGTAGCCAGAGAACCTGTTCCGGCCCATGGCGTCTCCACAAAGCTGCCGTCCCGGCAACAGGTCCACGTAAACCTGGcctcccctctccagggccAGCAGCACGGTCTGGGTGGCGCTGTCCTCCGAGTCCTCCCTGTTGTCCTCCCACGTGGACGCCATCACCTCGCCGTTCCTCATCAGCTGCACCTGGTAGTACAGCCTGTCGTTGGCGCTCGGCTCCTTGGAGTAGGCCGTGAAGCTGAAGGAGTACAGGCCGGCGTGAGGGGCCGTGAACACCCCTgttgacacacagggacagaccgGTAAACATTCGATCCCAGACTGGAGAATCTGTGTCATGTAGAATGGAGGTGTTAAGTGGACTGAGGTGAatggtctgtttgtttgtgtgtgtgcgtgtgtacctaGGGCAGGGTTGTAGCCGTTGCCATTGTTGAGAGAGATTACGCTGTAGGGAATGGGCATGTTCCGGTTGAAGGGGCCGTAGCACTGGTTGCCCGGGGCTCTGGAGGAACTGAAAGCCACGCCCATCCCCTCTGTTAgaggacaaacagacagacaaacagacacatacataaacaaacagagtttaaaaaaaaaacattaaaacattTCAGCTTCAGCAGGttttctctgtccctcaccTGTGGCCTGCTGGACGTGATAGTCCAGCCGGGACAGGCCGCTCCACAGGTCGGTCATGCGCTGGAagaccagctcctccagcttgtGGAACTGCCCTGAGGCACAGCAGCAGCCTCGCTGGCGGGTGAACGCACACTCACAGTCCCAGGAGCCACAGGGCAGGACCCCCTCCAACTCTCCTGACGCACCACAGGGGAGGGATTGCACATGAGAACCTTCTAGATGTGTGCGGTCGTTATTCACAGATGCACACTCGCTGGGTGCACTAACGTGTTAGAGAAGGAGAATGATGGCAGAGTTTAGATGCGCTCTGTCCTACATGTGGAAATGGTTGAGCGGCAGTACCTGCTGCTTCTCTCAGAGTTGAGGCCTGGACTCTGAAGTTGAGACACAGCACCCCCAAGAGGAGCAGATGAGACACTGCAGCTTGCATGTCAGTACTGGGGATCTGTACAGATAAATACTGGAACATTCTGGCCTGTTAACCTCTGGGCTTACAGCCAACAAAATGATCATTTGACATCCGTAGAACTGTATCTACTAATACCAAAGTTGCCATGTCAACAATAATTAAATCATATGAGAGATTAGACTTAATTTCAATTGACTGTAGATTGTTAATATTCAACAAAGGCTTCCTTCGATGGTTTggcaaataaaacatttacatttacattacatttatttagcagacgcttttatccagagatAGGCTGGATAAAAGCTACCCGGGCTATGGATTATGCATTTTTTGTCCTAACAACTAATATTATATTGTACTCACTGTGACAGCAACAGAAAGCTCTCCTCTGGTTTGGATCCTATGAAAGCTCCAACGTGTGCACTCACATACAGGTCAACATTTACAGGCTCCAAAACCAACAGGTAGACAGAAGGTACTTCAGACAAGTCAACCCAGAGAGGGATAGGATGTGCCAAGTCGGCTAGCACACTGACGTCTTCATGGTCTTCCAAGTGAGTTTTATTGCATTTAGACCTAGTTATGTACCAGCACAATTCCTCCGTTCCCCTCCCACATGTTCCCCACATCCGAGGTCCCTGGGCTGGACAATTCAATTTC from Osmerus eperlanus chromosome 19, fOsmEpe2.1, whole genome shotgun sequence includes these protein-coding regions:
- the LOC134039531 gene encoding transgelin-like; amino-acid sequence: MANKGPSYGLSREVQSKIDKKYDPELEERLNEWIIAQCGSGVGRPEEGKTGFQNWLKDGCILSALINSLYEDNKPIKKLQPSGMAFKQMEQISQFLHAAEKYGVTKTDMFQTVDLWEGKDLAAVQRTLMALGSLAVTRDDGHYRGDPSWFHKKSQENRRDFSEEQLSGGKNVIGLQMGTNKGASQAGMTGYGQQRQILK
- the LOC134039530 gene encoding cerebellin-2-like, coding for MQAAVSHLLLLGVLCLNFRVQASTLREAAGELEGVLPCGSWDCECAFTRQRGCCCASGQFHKLEELVFQRMTDLWSGLSRLDYHVQQATEGMGVAFSSSRAPGNQCYGPFNRNMPIPYSVISLNNGNGYNPALGVFTAPHAGLYSFSFTAYSKEPSANDRLYYQVQLMRNGEVMASTWEDNREDSEDSATQTVLLALERGGQVYVDLLPGRQLCGDAMGRNRFSGYMLYPGEAQG